Proteins from a genomic interval of Lysobacter stagni:
- a CDS encoding NUDIX hydrolase: MTETADQALARIRGELLDYARRWPSESDPALFLELLDDGQAPFVRERLAGHFTASSWLVDRSGTRVLLTHHRKLERWLQLGGHADGDRDLSNVALREAEEESGLTGLRVEPELFDLDRHWIPERKDVPGHWHYDARYVVHAGENEDYVVSEESHDLAWRSIDAILSDAESDESMLRMATKWMQRRGSASR, encoded by the coding sequence ATGACCGAAACCGCTGACCAGGCCCTCGCGCGCATCCGCGGGGAACTGCTCGACTATGCCCGGCGCTGGCCGTCCGAGTCCGATCCGGCGCTGTTCCTGGAGCTGCTCGACGATGGGCAGGCCCCGTTCGTGCGGGAGCGTCTGGCCGGTCACTTCACCGCATCCAGCTGGCTGGTGGACCGCAGCGGCACGCGCGTGCTGCTCACGCACCACCGCAAGCTGGAGCGCTGGCTTCAGCTTGGCGGACATGCCGACGGTGACCGCGATCTGTCGAACGTCGCGCTGCGCGAGGCGGAAGAGGAGTCGGGCCTGACGGGCTTGCGCGTGGAACCGGAGCTGTTCGACCTGGACCGGCACTGGATCCCCGAGCGCAAGGACGTGCCGGGTCATTGGCACTACGACGCCCGCTACGTGGTGCATGCCGGCGAGAACGAGGACTATGTGGTCAGCGAGGAATCGCACGACCTGGCATGGCGGTCGATCGACGCGATCCTGTCGGACGCGGAGAGCGATGAGTCGATGCTGCGCATGGCGACCAAGTGGATGCAGCGCAGGGGCAGCGCTTCGCGCTGA
- the serA gene encoding phosphoglycerate dehydrogenase — MSLPTSFPKSDIRVLLLEGVAPTAVESFRNAGYSNIQVYDKSPPPELLHQEIAQAHIVGIRSRTHLTAEVLSHGRRLMAVGAFCIGTNQIDLDTAELAGIPVFNAPYSNTRSVAELVVAEAIMLMRGIPQKNAQCHRGGWSKSAAGSHEVRGKTLGIVGYGHIGTQVGVIAEALGMQVIFHDIETKLSLGNARMAMGLDDLLERSDIVTLHVPETPATQGMFGQAQIAKMKTGAHLINASRGTVVDIDALAEALRSGKVGGAAVDVFPAEPQGNADPFVSPLVGLDNVILTPHIGGSTLEAQDNIGLEVAAKLIRYSDNGSTLSAVNFPEVTLPEHTGSTRLLHIHRNVPGVLSQVNDVFSRLGVNIDGQFLRTHPKVGYVVIDVTATQEQAAQVREELGRIPGTLRTRVLY; from the coding sequence GTGAGCCTGCCGACCTCCTTCCCCAAGTCCGATATCCGCGTTCTGCTGCTGGAAGGCGTCGCGCCGACCGCGGTGGAAAGTTTCCGCAACGCCGGTTACTCGAACATCCAGGTCTACGACAAATCGCCGCCGCCCGAGCTGTTGCACCAGGAGATCGCGCAGGCGCACATCGTCGGCATCCGTTCGCGCACGCACCTCACCGCCGAGGTCCTGTCGCACGGACGCCGCCTGATGGCGGTCGGTGCGTTCTGCATCGGCACCAACCAGATCGACCTGGACACGGCCGAACTGGCTGGCATCCCGGTGTTCAACGCGCCCTACTCCAACACGCGCAGCGTCGCCGAGCTGGTGGTGGCCGAGGCGATCATGCTGATGCGCGGCATCCCGCAGAAGAACGCGCAATGCCATCGCGGCGGCTGGTCGAAGTCGGCGGCCGGCAGCCACGAGGTACGCGGCAAGACGCTGGGCATCGTCGGTTACGGCCACATCGGCACCCAGGTGGGCGTGATCGCCGAAGCGCTGGGCATGCAGGTCATCTTCCACGATATCGAGACCAAGCTGTCGCTGGGCAATGCGCGCATGGCGATGGGTCTGGACGACCTGCTGGAGCGCAGCGACATCGTCACTTTGCACGTACCGGAAACGCCCGCCACTCAGGGCATGTTCGGCCAGGCGCAGATCGCGAAGATGAAGACGGGCGCGCACCTGATCAACGCCTCGCGCGGCACGGTGGTGGACATCGACGCGCTGGCCGAAGCGCTGCGCTCGGGCAAGGTCGGTGGCGCCGCGGTGGACGTGTTCCCGGCGGAACCGCAGGGCAACGCGGACCCGTTCGTCTCGCCGCTGGTGGGCCTGGACAACGTGATCCTGACGCCGCACATCGGCGGCAGCACGCTGGAAGCGCAGGACAACATCGGACTGGAAGTGGCGGCCAAGCTGATCCGCTACAGCGACAACGGCTCGACCCTGTCGGCGGTGAACTTCCCGGAAGTGACGCTGCCCGAACACACCGGCAGCACGCGCCTGCTGCACATCCACCGCAACGTGCCTGGCGTGCTGTCGCAGGTGAACGACGTGTTCTCGCGCCTGGGCGTCAACATCGACGGCCAGTTCCTGCGCACGCACCCGAAGGTAGGCTATGTGGTGATCGACGTGACCGCGACGCAGGAGCAGGCGGCGCAGGTGCGTGAGGAGCTCGGTCGCATTCCGGGAACACTGCGGACGCGCGTGCTGTACTAG
- a CDS encoding FAD-binding oxidoreductase, which translates to MTDSRLERLQAAIPGLRLTTDVADLEHYGRDWTRRWTPAPLAIALPSSVDEVQGIVRWANAEGVAVVPSGGRTGLSGGAVAANGELVLSLERMNRVLDFNRVDRTLAVQAGIPLEAVHNAAREHGLVYPVDFAARGSCSIGGNIATNAGGIRVIRYGNTREWVAGLTVVTGAGEVLHLNRGLIKNSSGYDLRQLMIGSEGTLGIVVEATLRLTDPPPPTNVMLLALPSFETLMQVFAAFRERLTLEAFEFFTDRALHHVLAHGAQKPFDEVHPYYVVTEFAVGDEAREAAAMAAFEYCMEQGLVSDGVISQSDAQAAQLWRLREGITESLAKYKPYKNDVSVRISEMPAFLTQTQALLGQEYPHFDVVWFGHIGDGNLHINVLKPDDTADADFVRQCEHVTKLLAQALERHGGSISAEHGIGLVKKPYLLGTRSAEEIALMRGIKHSLDPRGLMNPGKVFDA; encoded by the coding sequence ATGACCGACTCCCGCCTCGAACGCCTGCAGGCCGCCATTCCGGGCCTGCGTCTGACCACCGATGTCGCCGACCTGGAGCATTACGGCCGCGATTGGACGCGACGCTGGACGCCGGCACCGCTGGCCATCGCCCTTCCGTCTTCGGTGGATGAGGTCCAGGGCATCGTGCGCTGGGCCAACGCCGAAGGCGTGGCCGTGGTGCCCTCGGGTGGGCGTACAGGACTTTCCGGCGGGGCCGTCGCCGCCAACGGCGAGCTGGTGCTGAGCCTGGAGCGCATGAACCGCGTGCTGGACTTCAATCGCGTCGATCGCACGCTAGCCGTGCAGGCCGGCATCCCGTTGGAGGCGGTGCACAACGCGGCGCGCGAGCATGGCCTGGTGTACCCGGTCGATTTCGCCGCACGCGGTTCGTGCTCCATTGGCGGCAACATCGCCACCAACGCCGGCGGTATCCGTGTGATCCGTTACGGCAACACGCGCGAGTGGGTCGCGGGCCTGACCGTGGTCACCGGCGCCGGCGAGGTGCTGCACCTCAACCGCGGGTTGATCAAGAATTCCAGCGGCTACGACCTGCGCCAGCTGATGATCGGCTCGGAAGGCACGTTGGGCATCGTGGTGGAGGCGACACTGCGCCTGACCGACCCGCCGCCGCCGACCAACGTCATGCTGCTCGCGCTGCCTTCGTTCGAGACGCTGATGCAGGTGTTCGCCGCGTTCCGCGAGCGGCTCACGCTGGAGGCGTTCGAGTTCTTCACCGATCGCGCGTTGCACCACGTGCTCGCCCATGGCGCGCAGAAGCCCTTCGACGAGGTGCATCCGTACTACGTGGTCACCGAGTTCGCGGTGGGCGACGAAGCACGCGAGGCGGCGGCGATGGCCGCTTTCGAGTACTGCATGGAGCAGGGCCTGGTCAGCGACGGCGTGATCAGCCAGAGCGACGCGCAGGCTGCGCAGCTGTGGCGGTTGCGCGAAGGCATCACCGAGAGCCTGGCCAAGTACAAGCCGTACAAGAACGATGTGTCGGTGCGCATTTCCGAGATGCCGGCCTTCCTCACGCAGACGCAGGCGCTGCTGGGGCAGGAGTACCCGCATTTCGACGTGGTCTGGTTCGGGCACATCGGCGACGGCAACCTGCATATCAACGTGCTCAAGCCCGACGACACGGCCGATGCCGACTTCGTGCGCCAGTGCGAGCACGTCACCAAGCTGCTGGCGCAGGCGCTCGAGAGGCACGGTGGCAGCATCTCGGCCGAGCACGGCATCGGCCTGGTCAAGAAGCCGTACCTGCTGGGTACGCGCAGCGCGGAGGAAATCGCGCTGATGCGCGGCATCAAGCATTCGCTGGACCCCAGGGGGCTGATGAACCCGGGCAAGGTGTTCGACGCCTGA
- a CDS encoding DUF2388 domain-containing protein, producing the protein MKRSAFLLLVALTAAAPLALASSFAGTSAGSSAGGSSASSNASSDSSSGNDDRVVLAAREDAASFVASDGTIRGAQLESALRHLREHDAKARVASDLELAKAILAL; encoded by the coding sequence ATGAAGCGTTCCGCCTTCCTGCTGCTCGTCGCCCTGACCGCCGCCGCACCGCTCGCGCTGGCATCCAGTTTCGCCGGTACCTCCGCAGGCTCGTCGGCCGGTGGCAGCTCGGCATCGAGCAACGCCAGCTCGGATTCGAGTTCCGGCAACGATGACAGGGTGGTACTGGCCGCGCGCGAGGATGCCGCCAGCTTCGTCGCCAGCGACGGCACCATCCGCGGTGCACAGCTCGAGTCCGCGCTGCGCCATCTGCGCGAGCACGACGCAAAGGCACGCGTCGCCAGCGACCTCGAGCTGGCCAAGGCCATCCTGGCGCTGTAA
- a CDS encoding zinc-dependent peptidase — MAWLVVACASAHAAPSLQLDEAGLTPDEIAVSRQLLADAQARLPAAMRDAPGRTIPVRWTHALDEQVHGRAGRDELLLNRALLPSLLGASDAQARHDALATVLHELAHYHDRGAHGGISRDPRFLDLAGWQVRATRFTTQLAGRARENRFVDRSPDPYELTRPTEFFAVNVEHFLLDADYACRRPALHRYFSQRLGAPPGQGGVDCARDMPYLDAGEGEGGALGTIDPARVYAIDYLLAEGNAQPMSRWGHSMLRLVVCAPGREPGPDCRFDLAYHRVLSFRAFVDDVQISSWSGLTGRYPSRLFVLPMAQVIDEYTKVELRGLRSIPLKLDRDEVASVLERAAQLHWSYDGRYYFLGNNCAAETWKLLHDGVPRLAGQGIGSITPTGLLRRLEKAGVADASVLDDDAQALRLGYRFASQRTWFQQMYEVAREQLELPHRDVEDWIGLSPQARRPWLERADLRASAALLVLEQAALRRGELRVREQLKKRYLRDDARGGPDDAVRRLLQESEALGRPARLIDSGGYGLPQAAEREALARDGLALRDRLRETRAQLDRAARSWMTPEQREWMDGIAANADLIGRRVRMLHAEQGGLRLP; from the coding sequence ATGGCATGGCTGGTCGTGGCGTGCGCATCGGCGCACGCTGCGCCCTCGCTTCAGCTGGACGAGGCCGGCCTCACGCCGGATGAGATCGCGGTCAGCCGGCAACTGCTGGCCGACGCGCAGGCGCGACTGCCTGCCGCCATGCGCGATGCGCCCGGCCGCACGATTCCCGTGCGCTGGACCCATGCATTGGACGAGCAGGTACATGGGCGCGCAGGCCGCGACGAACTCCTGCTCAATCGTGCGCTGTTGCCGTCGCTGCTCGGCGCCAGCGATGCGCAGGCGCGTCATGACGCGTTGGCGACCGTGCTGCACGAACTCGCGCACTACCACGACCGCGGCGCGCACGGTGGCATCTCGCGCGATCCGCGCTTCCTCGACCTTGCCGGCTGGCAGGTCCGCGCCACCCGCTTCACGACGCAGCTCGCCGGTCGTGCACGCGAGAACCGCTTCGTCGACCGTTCCCCCGATCCGTACGAGCTGACCCGTCCCACCGAGTTCTTTGCCGTCAACGTCGAGCATTTCCTGCTGGACGCCGACTACGCGTGCCGACGACCCGCGCTGCACCGCTATTTCTCGCAGCGTCTGGGCGCGCCACCGGGGCAGGGGGGCGTGGACTGCGCACGCGACATGCCCTACCTCGATGCCGGCGAAGGCGAGGGTGGCGCGCTGGGCACGATCGATCCGGCGCGCGTGTACGCCATCGACTACCTCCTCGCCGAAGGCAACGCACAGCCGATGAGCCGGTGGGGCCACAGCATGCTGCGACTGGTGGTGTGCGCACCCGGTCGCGAACCGGGGCCGGACTGTCGGTTCGATCTGGCGTACCACCGCGTGCTGTCGTTCCGCGCCTTCGTCGACGACGTGCAGATTTCCAGCTGGAGCGGCCTGACCGGTCGCTATCCCTCGCGCCTGTTCGTGCTGCCGATGGCGCAGGTGATCGACGAATACACCAAGGTGGAGCTGCGCGGACTGCGATCGATCCCGTTGAAGCTGGACCGCGACGAGGTCGCTTCGGTGCTGGAGCGTGCAGCGCAACTGCACTGGAGCTACGACGGCCGCTACTACTTTTTGGGCAACAACTGCGCTGCGGAGACATGGAAGCTGCTGCATGACGGCGTACCGCGGCTGGCCGGGCAGGGCATCGGCAGCATCACGCCGACGGGTCTTCTGCGCCGGTTGGAGAAGGCCGGTGTCGCCGACGCCTCGGTGCTGGACGACGACGCGCAGGCGCTGCGCCTGGGCTACCGGTTCGCATCGCAACGAACCTGGTTCCAGCAGATGTATGAAGTTGCCCGCGAGCAGTTGGAGCTGCCGCATCGCGACGTGGAGGACTGGATCGGGCTGTCGCCGCAGGCGCGGCGCCCGTGGCTGGAGCGTGCGGACCTGCGAGCCAGCGCGGCACTGCTGGTGCTGGAACAGGCGGCGCTGCGTCGTGGCGAGCTGCGCGTTCGCGAGCAACTGAAGAAGCGTTACCTGCGCGACGATGCGCGCGGTGGTCCGGACGATGCGGTGCGTCGTCTGTTGCAGGAGAGCGAAGCGCTCGGTCGTCCGGCCCGGCTGATCGACAGCGGCGGTTACGGCCTGCCGCAAGCGGCGGAACGCGAAGCGCTGGCCCGGGACGGCCTGGCTCTGCGCGACCGCCTGCGCGAAACCCGGGCGCAGCTGGATCGCGCGGCACGCAGCTGGATGACGCCGGAACAGCGCGAATGGATGGATGGCATCGCGGCCAACGCGGACCTCATCGGCCGGCGCGTGCGCATGCTGCATGCGGAGCAGGGCGGGTTGCGGTTGCCCTGA
- a CDS encoding GNAT family N-acetyltransferase: MSDLHVRAFAAADLPALLPVIRVFHADEGIAWDEARVRSGLESLLSHPSHGRLMLLEREDELAGYFAVGFCFSLEFGGRFGLLDELYVLPAHRGGGIGKRALDEVEALCVAEGLKCVRLEVTDGNDLAREIYRRRGYAMHPRRLMTKWLGQPPA; encoded by the coding sequence ATGAGCGACCTGCACGTCCGGGCATTCGCCGCTGCCGACCTGCCGGCGCTGCTGCCGGTCATCCGCGTATTCCACGCGGACGAGGGCATCGCCTGGGACGAAGCACGCGTGCGCTCCGGACTGGAATCCCTGCTGTCGCATCCCTCGCACGGCCGGCTGATGTTGCTCGAACGCGAGGACGAACTCGCGGGGTACTTCGCCGTCGGCTTCTGCTTCAGCCTGGAATTCGGCGGGCGTTTCGGCCTGCTCGACGAACTGTACGTGCTGCCCGCGCATCGTGGTGGCGGCATCGGCAAGCGGGCGCTGGACGAAGTCGAAGCACTCTGTGTCGCCGAAGGGCTGAAGTGCGTGCGCCTGGAAGTCACCGACGGCAACGACCTTGCGCGCGAGATCTACCGCCGCCGCGGTTACGCGATGCATCCACGGCGGCTGATGACGAAATGGCTGGGGCAACCACCCGCCTGA
- a CDS encoding DUF6058 family natural product biosynthesis protein: MVERYLRERFLDAPAFAARCGIDEPTLSRLIASGLAPGASYEVDDAGTMRSLVFGAVPSPGAPMGQWFNPSMAPWVARGHDSLAAHDGDVAVAAASLQARFREGYRVALQAVHAEEGSIPGFADAQGRFDDAAFDTQFPSLWQHLLAGTYGLCVAHPLDEAHIAAKETVQARLTQLTDNGSRRDFSDAERTAVRGLIARYQAVSMPFSPAEYHRSSRKRLVDDLLPHVTTPDTRSQ; this comes from the coding sequence GTGGTTGAACGCTACCTGCGCGAGCGTTTCCTCGATGCGCCGGCCTTCGCGGCGCGTTGCGGGATCGACGAGCCGACGCTGTCGCGACTGATCGCGTCGGGCCTCGCGCCGGGAGCGTCGTACGAGGTGGACGATGCGGGCACGATGCGCTCGCTCGTCTTCGGTGCCGTGCCCTCACCCGGCGCACCCATGGGGCAATGGTTCAATCCGTCCATGGCACCCTGGGTGGCGCGTGGCCATGATTCGCTCGCAGCGCACGATGGCGATGTCGCCGTTGCGGCGGCCTCCCTGCAGGCGCGCTTCCGTGAAGGCTACCGCGTCGCGCTGCAAGCCGTGCACGCGGAAGAAGGCTCCATTCCTGGCTTCGCCGACGCGCAGGGCCGCTTCGACGACGCGGCGTTCGACACGCAGTTCCCCTCGCTGTGGCAGCACCTGCTGGCCGGCACGTACGGCCTGTGCGTGGCGCATCCGCTCGATGAGGCCCACATCGCCGCGAAGGAAACCGTGCAGGCGCGCCTGACGCAGCTCACCGACAACGGCAGCCGACGCGACTTCAGCGACGCCGAGAGGACCGCGGTGCGTGGATTGATCGCGCGCTACCAGGCGGTGTCGATGCCGTTCTCTCCGGCCGAGTACCACCGCAGCAGCCGCAAGCGCCTGGTCGACGACCTGCTGCCGCACGTGACCACCCCGGACACGCGTTCGCAATGA
- the efpL gene encoding elongation factor P-like protein EfpL codes for MKAYDVKKGNVVEHNNAVYQIRDIERSSPQGRGGNVKFRFTMYSVPGGTKLDVSMGAEDELKEVELSRRQATFSYKDGDAFVFLDDEDYTPYMLDADVVGDLAGYIVADLTGCYVQIIDDAPVALQLPQSVAIEVIETPPELKGGTATKRPKPAKLSTGIEIMVPEYIGNGERVLVNTTTGEFAGRAD; via the coding sequence ATGAAAGCCTACGACGTAAAGAAAGGTAACGTTGTCGAACACAACAACGCGGTCTACCAGATCCGCGACATCGAACGCAGCTCGCCGCAGGGCCGCGGCGGCAACGTCAAGTTCCGTTTCACCATGTACAGCGTTCCCGGCGGCACCAAGCTCGACGTGAGCATGGGCGCGGAGGACGAGCTGAAGGAAGTCGAGCTCAGCCGACGCCAGGCCACGTTCTCGTACAAGGACGGCGACGCGTTCGTGTTCCTCGACGACGAGGACTACACCCCCTACATGCTCGATGCCGATGTCGTCGGCGACCTGGCCGGCTACATCGTCGCCGACCTCACCGGCTGCTACGTGCAGATCATCGACGACGCGCCGGTCGCGCTGCAGCTGCCGCAGAGCGTGGCGATCGAAGTGATCGAGACGCCGCCGGAACTCAAGGGCGGCACCGCCACCAAGCGCCCGAAGCCGGCCAAGCTTTCCACCGGCATCGAGATCATGGTCCCCGAGTACATCGGCAACGGCGAACGCGTGCTGGTGAACACCACCACCGGTGAGTTCGCCGGGCGCGCGGACTGA
- a CDS encoding SDR family NAD(P)-dependent oxidoreductase: MQLQSVRAIVTGGVSGLGFAVAQHLVANGGKVALFDVNDEKGAAAVAELGEANARYFKTDVTSESGVVDNVAAARDFLGGLNVVMNCAGILGAGRVLGKEGAMPLSQFQSTVMVNLVGSFNVAKAAAALMQHNDAGVDGERGVIVNTASVAAYEGQIGQAAYSASKGGVVAMTLPMARELARFGIRVMTIAPGVFWTPMVDGMPDSVQQSLAASIPFPSRLGQPKEFADLVAYILGNTYLNGETIRLDGATRLAPK, encoded by the coding sequence ATGCAACTTCAATCCGTCCGCGCCATCGTCACCGGCGGCGTCTCCGGCCTCGGCTTCGCCGTCGCCCAGCACCTGGTCGCAAACGGCGGCAAGGTCGCCCTGTTCGACGTCAACGACGAGAAGGGCGCTGCGGCCGTCGCCGAACTGGGCGAAGCCAATGCCCGTTACTTCAAGACCGACGTGACCAGCGAATCGGGCGTGGTCGACAACGTCGCGGCCGCACGCGACTTCCTCGGCGGCCTCAACGTGGTGATGAACTGCGCCGGCATCCTTGGCGCGGGCCGCGTGCTGGGCAAGGAAGGCGCGATGCCGCTGTCGCAGTTTCAGTCCACGGTGATGGTGAACCTGGTCGGCAGCTTCAACGTCGCCAAGGCCGCGGCCGCACTGATGCAGCACAACGATGCGGGCGTGGACGGCGAGCGCGGCGTGATCGTCAACACCGCGTCCGTGGCCGCCTATGAAGGCCAGATCGGCCAGGCTGCGTATTCCGCGTCCAAGGGTGGCGTGGTCGCCATGACGCTGCCGATGGCGCGCGAACTGGCACGCTTCGGCATCCGCGTGATGACGATCGCCCCGGGCGTGTTCTGGACGCCGATGGTGGACGGCATGCCCGACTCGGTGCAGCAGTCGCTCGCCGCGTCGATCCCGTTCCCCTCGCGCCTGGGCCAGCCGAAGGAGTTCGCCGACCTGGTCGCCTACATCCTTGGCAACACGTATCTCAACGGCGAAACCATCCGCCTCGACGGCGCGACGCGTCTGGCGCCGAAGTAA